Within Limisalsivibrio acetivorans, the genomic segment CGAACGGAAAGAAGCTTACTGTGGGATTCAACAGGTTCGATCAGTATATAGTTGAAAGTATAAGAGACACCACGAAAGAGCTTAAGCTCATTGAAGAGATAAAGAGTCAGCAAAAGGTTCTTGAGGAGAAACAGCGGCAGATGTCTCTGCTTAACAAGGATCTTCTCAGAATGAATGAAAAACTTAAGGATGCCCATAGGATTATCGATGAAGAGCTTACACAGGTGGGGCAGATCCAGTCCAGTCTTCTCCCGGAAAAGCTACCAGAGATAGAGGGTTACGATTTTGGCTCATACTACATCCCCGCTGAGCACGCAGGGGGGGATTACTACGACTGTATCGAGATGAGCAACGGCTACTGGGGACTGGGCGTTGCCGATGTTTCGGGGCACGGCATCCCTGCATCTGTTATAATGGCAATAACAAGGGCGATCATGCGTTCATACACCTATGACATCATAGCCTCCTCGGAGGCACTTGCCATGGTGAACGAGATCCTCTGTGACAATATACATACGAACGACTTCGTCACCATGTTCTATCTGGTGCTCGATTCCGCCACAGGCAAATGCAACTTCGCCAGTGCGGGACACAACCCCCTGCTGGTTTACGATAAGTCCGAGATGCTTGTCCGCAAGATTTCGGCCCAGGGGCTCTTCCTCGGAGCATTCGATTCTGTGGACTACGAAGAAGGTGAGCTGGAGGTAGATGCGGGTGACATCGTTTTCATGTATACCGACGGCCTCAACGAGGCGATGAACCTGCAGAGGGAGCAGTACGGTTACGACAGGCTTATCTCTAAGATTATGATGTTCAGCGAGCTGCCCGTCAGCGAGATGATCAACAACGTCATGGACGATGTAAAGAGCTTTACGGAGGGGCATCCCTTCGAGGACGATATAACTTTACTGGCATTTAAAAAACTATAATTCAGTCAGGAGGCTAAGAATGTTTGATATTCAGGAAAAGAGCGGAAAACAGGTTGTTTATATCAAAGGGGAAGTAAATGCCCAGA encodes:
- a CDS encoding SpoIIE family protein phosphatase — protein: MEFSEEILNYINEVVFVVDENYRIQYCSNAIKTLTGKKPEKLVGKKCHLSIFNRMEPCDNCQLETIKKNRIPIDIEHDTITHRGFRKLLSARFQQLENGMFAEIIEDRTSTKKLIDKLTHHTKELKASNVILNLRRKETEKEHKFIMNTVNSLSEGVMVVNPDFSVNIANTGLLEMCGLRSSEVKKGKCWEIYGYTEQCAECPYKDRTVAKSFRESNGKKLTVGFNRFDQYIVESIRDTTKELKLIEEIKSQQKVLEEKQRQMSLLNKDLLRMNEKLKDAHRIIDEELTQVGQIQSSLLPEKLPEIEGYDFGSYYIPAEHAGGDYYDCIEMSNGYWGLGVADVSGHGIPASVIMAITRAIMRSYTYDIIASSEALAMVNEILCDNIHTNDFVTMFYLVLDSATGKCNFASAGHNPLLVYDKSEMLVRKISAQGLFLGAFDSVDYEEGELEVDAGDIVFMYTDGLNEAMNLQREQYGYDRLISKIMMFSELPVSEMINNVMDDVKSFTEGHPFEDDITLLAFKKL